CTCGCCATCTGGCCAGGCCTCGCGCTGTCGCTGGCAGTGTACGGCTTCAACCTCTTCGGAGACGCCATCAGGGACGTACTCGACCCCCGCCTCCGAGGGACCTAGTCCGACAGCGGAACATAGCGAATCTCCTTTCACGGCCCGGAGTGACAATAGTCGCTCCGGGCTGTGCAGGTTATTGGGGATAGATGTAAACTGTTGGCGAAAACAAACCCTTCGGGAGGCATCGATGGCTGACAGCAGTACCTTTACCGCATACTTCAACGGAGAGTGGATTCCCTACGGCGATGTCAGGATCTCGCCAGAGGATCGCGGCTTTGTGGTCGCCGACGTCGTGTTCGACATCGCTCGTACCTTTGGCGGCAAGCCGTTCGTTCTCGACCGGCACATCGACCGCCTGTATCGCTCGCTGAAGTACATGCGCATCGACCCCGGCCTGACGCCCGATGAGATGACCGCCATCTGCGAAGAGGCTGTCGAGCGCAACCTCGACCGAATCGACGAGGCCGGCGACTTCCAGATTCACCCGTTCATAACCCGCGGTGTGGGACACGGCGTCGCCGACCCCACGTCCGCCACCGTGTGCGTCGCCATCAAGCCCGTCGCGTTCGAGTCGTTCGCGCGCTTCTACGTCGATGGCGCTCACGGCGTCATCGCCCGCACCCGCAGCTACTCAAGCGACACGATGGACCCCAAGGTCAAGCACCACAGCAGGGCCAACTTCGTCCTCGCAGAGCTCGAAGCCTCCGACGTCGATCCCGGCGCATCGCCAATTCTGCTCGACCAGGACGGCAACCTCACCGAGGGCATCGGCTACAACGTATTTCTGGTCAAGGACGGCGTGCTCAAGACACCGACAGACAGGAGCATCCTGCAGGGTATCTCCCGCAGCGTGATCACCGACGTCGCAGGGCAACTCGGCATCGATCTCGTCGAGGAAGACCTGCAGCCATACGATCTTTACACCGCCGACGAGGTCTTCTTCTCCAGGACCAGCCCGAGAATCGTGCCCGTGAGCCTGGTAGACCTCAGGCCAGTGGGCGACGAAACTCCGGGTCCGGTAACCCGGCAGCTGCTCGCCGCTCACAGCGAAATGGTCGACGTGGACATAGTCGGCCAGGCCCTCCACTACGGAGGCGTCCAGGGCTAGGGCATCGACACTTCAGTTTGATGGTCATGATCGTTCGTCACCGGATCAAGTCCGGCGCAGGCTCTGAGCTTGTCGAAGGGCCCCGATCCACCATGTTCCACTCAACAAGCCCCCTCTCCCTTGACGGGTGAGGGTGAAAAGCACGAATACATACCCCCTAAGCTCCCTCAGAGCCTGCCTCGTGCCTGACACGGTGGTGAAGGTGACACACAAGTGACAGACTCCGCCGGCAAAGCAATGACGGTGCTCGGGGCGGTCGAACCCGACCGCCTCGGCTTCACACTGATGCACGAGCACCTCTACCTCGATCTGCGCAGGAACCACCCGATCGACCCCGGCCTGACGCCGGACGAACGTGCCGTCTGGGAGGCGGACGTCGACCTGTCCAACCTCCACCTAGCGCGTCGCGCACTTCCCCTCCAGGACAACTACCTGCTGGACAACGAAGACAGCGCGATCGCCGAGGCGGCCCACTACCGCACCCTTGGCGGACACACGATGGTCGACGTCACCAGCATGGGTCTCGGAAGAGATCCTCAGGCCCTCAGGCGTGCATCAACCGCCACCGGACTCAACATCGTCATGGGCTCCGGCTGGTACCAGAAGGTATTCCACCCGGACGACATGGACTCTCGCAGCGTCGAGACGCTGACCGAAGAGATCGTCCACGACGTGACCGTCGGTGTCGGAGGCACGGGTATCCGCTCCGGCATCATCGGAGAGATCGGCGTCAACGGCGATCCCATCACCGACAACGAGGCCCGCAGCATTCGCGCTGCCGCAAGAGCAAGTCTGCTCACCGGCGCGGCTATCTCGTTCCACTCACCGCCTCTCAAGTCCGAGAAGCAGGACGTTCTCGACATCGTTGAAGAAGAGGGCGCAGACCTCACCCGCACCATCCTGGGGCACTCCTGCTCCATGGCCGACGACGTGCCGTTCATGCTGGAGCTGCTCTCCCGGGGCGTCTACATCCAGTTCGACACGCTCGGCGTGGTACGCACATCGGAGGAGCCTTCCCGCGATCACAACGTGGCGGTTGCCATCCCACAGATGATCGAGGCCGGATACGGCGACCGCATCCTGCTGTCGCAGGACGTCTGCTGGAAGTCCCACCTCAGGATGTACGGCGGCTCAGGCTACACGTACATCCAGGAGATTTTTCTTCCCTATCTGTCGTCACTCGGTGTCAGTGACGAGGCCCAGAACCAGATCATGGTCGAGAATCCCAGGCGGGTCCTGACGCTGGTAGCTCCTTCGTAGGGGACAGAAAATTCCCCTCTCCCTGAGGGCTTACAGGGGTAGGTATCCGCCAATCGTCATTCCGGCGGAGGCCGGAATCCAGAGGATGGGGATGTCCTTCGACAAGCTCAGGACGAACGAAGTGTCAGTCTACCTATCCCTGTCAGCTCCCTCAGTGAGAGGGTTGGGGTGAGGGTGAGAATCTCGAATACCCACCATTCTCAGTTCCTCCAAGGTGAAGATGAACCCCCTTTTGACCCCAGCATTAGACACTCGTTAAACTCTTCTTAACGTCCGCAACTCTGTTGCGGAATTCATGAAACTATCTGGGAGAAGTGAATGAGACGACTGAAATTTGTAATCCCCGTCGTGGTGCTGACCCTGGCACTGGGTCTGCTGGCGATGGCGTGCGCGGCTGAAGAGCCCGGCGCACCCGCGGAGCCGCAGGCACCCGCGCCAGCGGCTCCGGCTGCCCCTGCCATGGCAGGACAGACCACGCAGGCCGCGGCTCCCATGCAGCCGGCCGCAGCGGCTCCTGCCGCGACCGCTGTCCCGGCTCCTCCGGGGGCTCCTCAGGCCGCTGAGCCGATCATGGCGGCGCAGAGGACCACCTCGCGCCCGATGGTGGCATCCGACGCCGACACCAACATCTTCTCCGATGACAGGTTCGGTGGAACGCTCGTCTGGGTCCCGCAGGGAAGCGTGGGCAACCTCGACTCCATGACCTCCGGCTCGGCCATCGGCCGAGGCGTGTCCTGGCACTTCTGGGAATCCCTCGCACAGTGGGACTCTCAGGGCTTCATCAACCCTGACATGGCCGACAACTGGGAGGTGGACGGCGGTACCTACACCTTCACCCTCCGCGACAACCTCATGTGGCACGACGGCACTCAGGTCCTTCCTGAAGACGTAGAGGCGTCGATCACACGGTTCCGTGAGCAGGACACGTCCTTCAGCCCGATCCTCAACGAGATCTGGGAAGGATTCGAGACAGTCGACGACAAGACGTTCAGGATTGTGCTGAGCGAGCCGTCCGCGCTGTTGATGACTGCGCTGGGCTACGTCGGCGGCACACAGCCGAACATCATGCCCAAGGAGACCGCCGAGAAGTACCCGGCGGGTGAGTTGGTCCAGGACTTCGTTGCATCCGGTCCGTACAAGTA
This genomic interval from Dehalococcoidia bacterium contains the following:
- a CDS encoding aminotransferase class IV; protein product: MADSSTFTAYFNGEWIPYGDVRISPEDRGFVVADVVFDIARTFGGKPFVLDRHIDRLYRSLKYMRIDPGLTPDEMTAICEEAVERNLDRIDEAGDFQIHPFITRGVGHGVADPTSATVCVAIKPVAFESFARFYVDGAHGVIARTRSYSSDTMDPKVKHHSRANFVLAELEASDVDPGASPILLDQDGNLTEGIGYNVFLVKDGVLKTPTDRSILQGISRSVITDVAGQLGIDLVEEDLQPYDLYTADEVFFSRTSPRIVPVSLVDLRPVGDETPGPVTRQLLAAHSEMVDVDIVGQALHYGGVQG
- a CDS encoding aryldialkylphosphatase, giving the protein MTDSAGKAMTVLGAVEPDRLGFTLMHEHLYLDLRRNHPIDPGLTPDERAVWEADVDLSNLHLARRALPLQDNYLLDNEDSAIAEAAHYRTLGGHTMVDVTSMGLGRDPQALRRASTATGLNIVMGSGWYQKVFHPDDMDSRSVETLTEEIVHDVTVGVGGTGIRSGIIGEIGVNGDPITDNEARSIRAAARASLLTGAAISFHSPPLKSEKQDVLDIVEEEGADLTRTILGHSCSMADDVPFMLELLSRGVYIQFDTLGVVRTSEEPSRDHNVAVAIPQMIEAGYGDRILLSQDVCWKSHLRMYGGSGYTYIQEIFLPYLSSLGVSDEAQNQIMVENPRRVLTLVAPS